One part of the Ziziphus jujuba cultivar Dongzao chromosome 2, ASM3175591v1 genome encodes these proteins:
- the LOC107418205 gene encoding putative disease resistance protein RGA4: MEKEISKIPQTEDDIIPTLKLSYDHLPSSLKQCFVYYSLFPKDYVLNVEILAQHWMAQGFIKIPYPNDCLEDVGYQYFKELLWRSFFEEVEIDEKGTVTKCKMHDLMHELAESITRPEFDRRNGNTEPFNSKTRHVLLYGYHSYLVQEMLPSLIQAKKMRMIPRPDVPGQRLLLTRIVDESTCDAVALNLTSLRMLDLHEYSIMKVPKSIGKLKHLRYLDLSYNGFKVLPDCVTRLHNLLTLTLNKCVFLQVLPKNINKLIKLRNLEIGECYNLKYMPRGIGELSSLCKLSKFTLNKDMSFSSKHQGGAALDELGGLNNLRGTLKIEHLRIDAIFVRPKDANLKEKQHLRSLDLSWIEDVKLEEIIEAVPEGYEMQLEGLQPHPNLKDLCIRKYQGVRFPSWFDSLTNLYVLNDEYLSYSSSSSSTLIVFPSLEVLCLDNLPNLKGWWGRSDSSSATASSTHDDHRLPVFPNCLSRLTIYNCPSLTCMPLFAYVNHRVESRNTSWKSFQQTILSVSGGGARPINVQPSSSSTSSSTSSYYSPLCKLTSLVIHWIHDLQFLPDELKSLTSLKDLNIGYCQKFKSLYPGIQYLTITSIFMD, encoded by the exons ATGGAAAAAGAGATTTCAAAGATACCTCAAACAGAAGATGATATAATCCCAACACTTAAATTGAGTTATGATCATCTTCCATCAAGTTTGAAACAATGTTTTGTATATTATTCTCTATTTCCTAAAGATTATGTACTTAATGTAGAAATTCTAGCACAGCATTGGATGGCCCAAGGTTTTATTAAGATACCATATCCAAATGATTGTTTGGAAGATGTGGGTTATCAGTATTTTAAAGAATTACTTTGGAGATCCTTCTTTGAAGAAGTTGAAATAGATGAGAAAGGCACTGTAACAAAATGCAAAATGCATGATTTAATGCATGAGCTTGCGGAGTCAATAACACGACCCGAGTTTGATAGGCGAAATGGAAATACCGAACCTTTTAACAGTAAAACACGTCATGTGTTGTTGTATGGATACCATTCTTATTTGGTACAAGAAATGCTACCTTCATTGATTCAAGCTaaaaagatgaggatgattcctagGCCTGATGTGCCTGGACAGAGGTTGTTGCTTACAAGGATTGTTGATGAGTCAACGTGTGATGCAGTTGCTTTAAATTTGACGTCGTTACGCATGTTGGATTTGCATGAGTATAGTATTATGAAAGTGCCTAAATCTATTGGTAAGCTGAAGCATTTGAGATATCTTGATCTTTCTTATAATGGTTTTAAGGTACTACCAGATTGTGTCACAAGATTGCATAATTTACTAACATTGACGCTCAACAAGTGCGTATTTCTTCAAGTATTgcctaaaaacataaataaactaATCAAGCTCCGAAATCTTGAGATTGGGGAGTGTTACAATCTGAAATACATGCCACGTGGAATAGGTGAATTAAGTAGCCTTTGCAAATTATCAAAGTTTACATTGAATAAGGACATGAGTTTTTCCTCTAAGCATCAGGGTGGCGCTGCGCTTGATGAATTAGGGGGACTAAACAACTTGAGAGGGACGTTGAAAATTGAACACTTGAGAATAGATGCAATATTTGTACGACCAAAGGATGCAAATCTGAAAGAGAAGCAACATCTTCGATCCTTAGATTTAAGTTGGATTGAAGATGTTAAATTGGAAGAAATAATAGAGGCGGTGCCAGAGGGATACGAAATGCAACTGGAAGGCCTCCAACCGCATCCAAATCTCAAAGATTTGTGTATTCGGAAATATCAGGGTGTCAGGTTTCCAAGTTGGTTTGACTCGCTTACAAATCTG TATGTTTTAAACGATGAGTACTTGTCTTACTCATCATCGTCGTCTTCCACTTTAATAGTCTTTCCTTCCCTGGAAGTCCTGTGTTTAGACAACTTGCCTAATTTAAAAGGATGGTGGGGGAGGAGTGATAGTTCATCTGCCACAGCGAGTAGTACTCATGATGATCATAGGTTGCCCGTATTCCCCAATTGTCTTTCTCGTTTAACCATCTACAATTGCCCAAGCCTGACATGCATGCCGCTTTTTGCATATGTAAACCATCGTGTAGAGTCGAGAAATACCAGTTGGAAATCATTCCAACAGACAATCCTCAGTGTCAGTGGTGGCGGTGCAAGACCCATTAATgttcaaccatcatcatcatcaacatcgtCATCAACATCTTCCTACTACTCTCCACTCTGCAAATTGACGTCTTTGGTTATTCATTGGATTCATGATCTACAATTTCTCCCAGATGAGCTGAAAAGCCTCACTTCTCTCAAGGATCTGAATATCGGGTACTGCCAAAAATTTAAGTCTCTATATCCGGGTATTCAGTATCTCACCATCACTTCAATATTTATGGATTGA